Genomic segment of Staphylococcus muscae:
TTGTATTTCTAATATTATAGCATCTTTTTTAGTTGGTACAATTTCATGCAAACGCACGATTCCTTGAACAGGTGTTTGTATCGTTGTATACAGTTTTGTCTTAAGTTTTACAAGTTCATGTAAACTTGTATAAGCTTGTTGCGTATTTGTAACTTGTTTTGTAATTGCAGATAAAGCATTGATTTCTGGGACTTTGAGTGGATTATAGTATGTGAGAAGCGGAGATTCTTTAGAAAGTGACTGCCCATCTTTGACGAGTAATTCTTGTATTTGTCCAAATTCTGGTTGATATCGCACTGGATAGTAATAGTCTGATTGCACAATACCTGTTGTTTGGTAAGGTGGCGTGAGCCGAGCTTCTATGATTTGTATAGGTGCCCGTGTCATATGCTGTATGATAAGAATAGTAGTACATATCATTGTACACGCAGTAAGGATACAAAAGGACACAAGGATACGCTTAATTTTTTTAGTCATAATAAACACCTCATTTTTTGTAAGTTAGATTCATTATACAAATCCCTCTTTAATAAGCAAGTTGTATTAAATCAATAATGGCAAAGAATAAATGAGGATATTTTGAATATTAATGTTAAGTATTCTAAAGGGTACTATGTAAATTGAATGAGTATAACAGCAAGTATGATGATCATCAGGCCCCAAAGACGCTGTTGACTGATTTTACGTGCTGGGATACCGAGCAAACCAAAATGATCAATGATAAGACTTGTCATAATCTGTCCAATCATGACAGCAACTAATGTGTAAGTGACGCCGATTTGTGATGTCAGTACAATAATTGTTGTAACAAATATCACGCCTAAGGCACCGCCAATAAACATCCACCATTTAAGTGGACCATATAACTCATGCGTGTGCTTAATGCGAAATCGACGATGAAAAATAGTTGTAATGACTAAGAGCGTAAGTGTTCCCACTGAGAATGAAATCAATGATGCAAAAATAGGAGATCCTACTGTTTGCCCAAGTGTACTATTTGTGGCTGCTTGTATAGGTGGAGCACAACCAAAAATCAATCCAACGATTATCCATAATACGATTGAACTGTCTGACTGTTTAAACATGGCATGGCGTCGTTGCATATTCATTAAAATAATACCTAAAAGAAGTAATAACAAGCCAATAGCTTTCACTATTGTAAAAGGCTGGGGTGTAATATAAAACCAGCCAAATGTATCAATTAAGCATCCCATAAATAGTTGCCCTGTGATGGTTGTGATGACAGTTAATGACGCACCAATCTTTGGTAATAATAATAAATTCCCAGTTAAAAATAAGACACCCATCACGCCACCGATAAACCATGTTTCATCAATGCGTACTGTTGCCCAATAGCTATGTGTGAACGGATATGGATATAAAAGTGCAGTCAAAAAAATTAGGCATAGAGTTCCAACAAAAAAAGATATAGTCGAAGCATAGAATGTTGACTGTGTATAGTAGCTGAGTCTTGTGTTGATAGAAGTTTGGAATGGAACAACAGCGCCAGCAAGGAGTCCTAGTAAAACCAATGATAGTAACATGCCGATACATCCTTTTAATGAATTTCTCAATTATAATTATTATACAATTATTTCAAAAATATGTAACAAATTTTTGACTTGTAAGATATGATAGGTATTGATATGCTTTGACAAGTATAAAGAATAGTAGCACACCTTAGAATTGTCCCTAAAAATGATCATGGAATAAGGGGCTTATGTCCG
This window contains:
- a CDS encoding DMT family transporter, which encodes MLLSLVLLGLLAGAVVPFQTSINTRLSYYTQSTFYASTISFFVGTLCLIFLTALLYPYPFTHSYWATVRIDETWFIGGVMGVLFLTGNLLLLPKIGASLTVITTITGQLFMGCLIDTFGWFYITPQPFTIVKAIGLLLLLLGIILMNMQRRHAMFKQSDSSIVLWIIVGLIFGCAPPIQAATNSTLGQTVGSPIFASLISFSVGTLTLLVITTIFHRRFRIKHTHELYGPLKWWMFIGGALGVIFVTTIIVLTSQIGVTYTLVAVMIGQIMTSLIIDHFGLLGIPARKISQQRLWGLMIIILAVILIQFT